ATGAGCGCTGCCATGGGCGCGCGGCTGGCCACGGCAGCGGCGACCGTCACGGCGAACAGCGCACCCTCCGCCGCCGCCTCGGCCAGCAGGAGCCAGCGGATGAGGAGCGACAGGACGAGCGCGATCACGCCATATGCGCCGATCCGACTGTCGCGCATGATCTCCAGCCGCCGTTCGGGGGTGAAGCCACCCCAGACCCCATCCGCCAGATCGGCCAGCCCGTCTTCGTGCAGCGCGCCCGTCACCACGATCGCCACAACGAGCGTCGCCGCCGCCGCAAGGCCCGGCGCGAAGCCCAGGGCCACGACGATCCAGCCCGCGCCACCGGCAAGAAGGCCGACCACCAGGCCCGCCAGCGGCCAGGCCCAGGCGGCGCGGGCCGCGGGATCGGTCGGCGTGCCGCGCACGGGCAGCCGGGTCAGCAGCATCGCCGCCGAGGTCAGGTCGGATTTCACGGACATGTCGCACCTTGACGGCGGGGGGGCGGCTCTGGGCATAGCCGCGGTGCGGCGCCCGGTAAAGACGGGGCCGAGACCAAGACCGGAGCTCCCATGACCGACCTCTCCTCCTTCGCCGCCATCCGCGATGCCCTCGCCGCTGCCCCCGCTCCCGATCGCGCCGCCCGCATCGGGGCCGCCGAGCGCAACGGCCAGCTGACCAAGCCGCCGGGCGCGCTGGGGCGGCTGGAGGACCTGGCGCTCTGGTACGCCGGTTGGCGAGGCGATGCGCGGCCGAGGCTGGAGAAACCCCAGATCCTGGTCTTCGCGGGCAATCACGGCGTCGCGGCCCAGGGGGTCAGCGCCTTCCCGCCCGAAGTCACGGTCCAGATGGTCGCTAATTTCCGCGCGGGCGGCGCCGCCATCAACCAGCTTGCCGACCTCGCGGGGGCGCGGATGGATGTCCATGCGCTCGACCTTGACCGCCTGACCGCCGATTTTACCCAAGGCCCCGCCATGTCCGAGGTCGAGATGGCCGCCGCCTTCGCGACCGGCTGGGGGGCGGTGAACCCCGAGGCCGATCTCGTCGTGACGGGCGAGATGGGCATCGGCAACACGACCGCGGCTGCCGCCATCGCCGCCGCCCTGCTCGGCGGGTCGGGATGGGCCGGTCGGGGCACGGGCATCGACGATGCCGGCCTCGCGCGGAAGGAGGACGCGGTCGCCCGCGCTCTGGACGCCAATCCGGGGCGCACCGGGCTCGAGGTGCTGGCGGCACTGGGCGGGCGCGAGCTTGCGGCGATGGCGGGTGCGATCGCGGGCGCAAGGGCCGCGCGGATCCCGGTGATCCTCGACGGCTTCATCTGCGGTGCCGCCGCGCTCTGTCTTCTGGCCGAGGCCGAGGACGCGCTGGACCATTGCGTCGCC
This portion of the uncultured Jannaschia sp. genome encodes:
- the cobS gene encoding adenosylcobinamide-GDP ribazoletransferase; protein product: MSVKSDLTSAAMLLTRLPVRGTPTDPAARAAWAWPLAGLVVGLLAGGAGWIVVALGFAPGLAAAATLVVAIVVTGALHEDGLADLADGVWGGFTPERRLEIMRDSRIGAYGVIALVLSLLIRWLLLAEAAAEGALFAVTVAAAVASRAPMAALMRWLTAARTDGLSKGAGVPEARAVWIGLAIGAAALLIHGPAAALLSAALAGVMVFGLARLARAKIGGQTGDVLGAAQQLSEIAILATLTAR
- the cobT gene encoding nicotinate-nucleotide--dimethylbenzimidazole phosphoribosyltransferase, encoding MTDLSSFAAIRDALAAAPAPDRAARIGAAERNGQLTKPPGALGRLEDLALWYAGWRGDARPRLEKPQILVFAGNHGVAAQGVSAFPPEVTVQMVANFRAGGAAINQLADLAGARMDVHALDLDRLTADFTQGPAMSEVEMAAAFATGWGAVNPEADLVVTGEMGIGNTTAAAAIAAALLGGSGWAGRGTGIDDAGLARKEDAVARALDANPGRTGLEVLAALGGRELAAMAGAIAGARAARIPVILDGFICGAAALCLLAEAEDALDHCVAGHLSAEGAHARMLEALGMTPLLALGLRLGEGSGAALAIQVLRGALACHSGMATFAEAGVADG